The proteins below come from a single Gossypium arboreum isolate Shixiya-1 unplaced genomic scaffold, ASM2569848v2 Contig00235, whole genome shotgun sequence genomic window:
- the LOC128288590 gene encoding NAD(P)H-quinone oxidoreductase subunit K, chloroplastic-like: protein MNSIEFPLLDRTTQNSVISTTLNDLSNWSRLSSLWPLLYGTSCCFIEFASLIGSRFDFDRYGLVPRSSPRQADLILTAGTVTMKMAPSLVRLYEQMPEPKYVIAMGACTITGGMFSTDSYSTVRGVDKLIPVDVYLPGCPPKPEAVIDAITKLRKKISREIYEDRIRSQQGDRSPGGLLASVYHLTRIEYGVDQPEEVCIKVFAPRSNPRIPSVFWVWKSSDFQERESYDMLGISYENHPRLKRILMPESWIGWPLRKDYIAPNFYEIQDAH from the exons ATGaattccatcgaatttcccttacTTGATCGAACAACCCAAAATTCAGTTATTTCAACTACATTAAATGATCTTTCAAATTGGTCAAGACTCTCCAGTTTATGGCCGCTTCTTTATGGTACCAGTTGTTGCTTTATTGAATTTGCTTCATTAATAGGCTCACGCTTCGACTTTGATCGTTATGGGCTGGTACCAAGATCGAGTCCTAGACAGGCAGACCTAATTTTAACAGCTGGAACAGTAACAATGAAAATGGCGCCCTCTTTAGTGAGATTATATGAACAAATGCCCGAACCTAAATATGTTATTGCTATGGGCGCGTGTACAATTACAGGAGGGATGTTCAGTACTGATTCTTATAGTACTGTTCGGGGGGTCGATAAGCTAATTCCCGTGGATGTCTATTTGCCGGGCTGTCCCCCTAAACCCGAGGCAGTTATAGATGCTATAACAAAACTTCGTAAGAAAATATCTCGCGAAATCTATGAAGATCGAATTAGATCTCAACAGGGGGATCGGT CACCAGGCGGACTGTTAGCCAGTGTGTATCATCTTACGAGAATAGAGTATGGTGTAGATCAACCGGAAGAGGTATGTATAAAAGTATTTGCTCCAAGGAGTAACCCTAGAATTCCGTCTGTTTTCTGGGTTTGGAAAAGTTCGGATTTTCAAGAACGAGAATCTTATGACATGTTGGGAATCTCTTATGAAAATCATCCACGACTGAAACGTATCTTAATGCCCGAAAGTTGGATAGGGTGGCCTTTACGTAAGGATTACATTGCCCccaatttttatgaaatacaaGACGCTCATTGA